The sequence tttcaaattggtataacctctcttaaaattaatatctaataccttcttgaacactaagaggaggattttattgagggggagttttgtttagtccaaggaaaagcatttgaaacagggggagaaaatttcaaatcttgaaaatgcttctcaaaatcttattcatttacctttgactatatgcaaaaagaatttgaaaagaatttacaaaataatttgcaaaaacaaaacaagtggtgcaagcgtggtccaaaatgttaaatacaaagaaagcatccatgcatatcttatgaaatgtatattggtttaattccaagtaacctttgcacttaccttatgcaaactagttcaagtctgcacttatatatttgctttggtttgtgttggcatcaatcaccaaaaagggggagattgaaagggaaataggcttacaccttttcctaattgattttggtggttgaattgcccaacacaaataattggactaactagtttgctctagattataagttttacaggtgccaaaggtacacaataaaccaatacaaagttagaagaaagggttcaaaaataaaggagcaaagcaacctaaggctgccctggtctggcgcaccagactgtccggtgtgccaccggacagtgtccggtgcaccagggtggattctctccaactcgctagcttcgggaatttggggaggccgctttgctataattcaccggactgtccggtgtaacaccggactgtccggtgcaccaagcggagcaacggctctaagcgccaacggtcgtctgcaacggtacaggaacagtgaacagtgttcactgcgcacgcaaaagtcagagcaggcgtcagaaggcgcaccagacagtgaacagtgactgtccggtgcaccaccggactgtctggtggccccacttgtcaaagctccaacggtcggaactcaatggcctggtgacgtggctggcgcaccggacagtgtccggtggcgcaccggactgtcttgtgcgccatacgacagaagccctcaccaacggtcactttggtgattggggctataaataccccccaacgaccacacttcaatgcatccaagttttcagccatcaaacctcatacaagagctctagactttattccaagacacaatcaaagagatcaaatcctctcccaagtctgaaatcactccaaccaaattagtgactagagagagagacatttgtgttcttttgagctcttgcgcttggattgcttttcttcttcctctattcttgtgtgCAACTCACttataatcaaaacaagagacaccaagttgtggtggtacttgtagtggactaagtgtcccatttgattgagaagagaagctcactcagtctagctgaccgtttgagagagggaaagggttgaaagagatccggtctttgtgaccacctcaacggggagtaggtttgcaagaaccaaacctcggtaaaacaaatcaccatgttcatccgctttatttctttgttgatttgttttccctctctttcggacttgttcatatttctaacgctaaccccgacttgtagttgtgcttaaagtttataaattttagatttgcctattcacccccctctaggcgactttcaaagttgtacccaagcgattcaactaagaacacatttgagatagaatgctcgaatgtaatggctatcttccccaatactttaaccttgccttggttcccatctccaaagatgatcgaatcctaggaatccttattcttgacgtaggaggtgaacatcttcttctcccccatcatgtggtttgtgcatccgctgtcgataatccagcttgagcccccggatgcataaacctgcaaggtaatttacacttgggttttaggtacccaactcttgttgggtcctacaaggttagtcacaatagcctttggaacccaaatacaagccttatctcccttgcatttggatcccaacttcctagcaactactttttcattcttacataaaattgcaaaagaagtattgcaagcatggtaaatagtagaaggttcattacatactctcctagaCACATGATGCGCAACAttacttctcctaggcctacttctaccatgcacaacagTAGAACttgatgcaaacatagcatgtgaatcattataagtaGTATGAGTATAATTTCTATTATAATGAGAACGACTAGCAACTTTTTCATTAtagataaaggcatggttcctttgaggactactagtcatatgggcctttcctttctccttgttgagaacgggagccctatggcttgttaagttcttggtttcctttcgaaaaccaagtccatccttaatagaggggtgtctaccaacggtgtaggcatccctagcaaactttaattgatcaaaattagttttgcaagtcttaagttgagcattaagagttgccacctcatcatttaatttggtaatagacataaggtgttcatcacaagcatcaacatcaaaattcttacatctattacaaatactaacatgctctacacatgaactagatttatttgcttcctctagcttagcatttaaatcatcatttacactctttaaactagacacagtttcatggcaagcagataactcagaagatagcatttcatttctcttaatttctagagcaagagatttttgaacactaataaacttatcatgctcttcatacaaaatatcctcttgcttttctaaaagtctatccttttcatttaaagcatcaattagttcattaatcttttctactttagctctatctaatcctttaaataagctagagtaatctacttcatcatcactagaatcatcatcactagaagtagtatacttagaggtatctcgaaagcttaccttcttctccttggccatgaggcaagtttggcattcgttggggaagagcgaagaattgttgaaggccgaggctaccagtccttcatcgttggagtcggatgaagagcagtccgaatcccactctttgccaaggtgcgcctcgcccttcgccttcttgtaaaccttcttcttctctctcttcccatgcttttcttgttcctggtcattgtcattatcggggcattgtgctataaaatgaccagtcttaccgcatttgaaacaggagcgctttccctttgtcttattcttgttggggtactccttgtgtccttttagtgcagtcttgaagcgcttgatgataagcgccatctcatctttgtTGAGGCCCGTGgcttccacttgtgccaccttgcttggtagcgtctccctattgctggttgctttgagggcaatagtttgaggctcgtggacggtTAGTGGatcgtttagagcatcgtccacatatcgagcctccttcaccatcatgcgcccgctcacaaacttcccaagaatctcctcgggcgtcatcttggtgtacctgggattctcacgaataaggttgacaagatgggggtcaattaccgtaaatgaccttagcattagtcggacgacgtcgtggtccgtccatcttgtgcttccatagctcctgatcttgttgaccagggtcttgatcctattgtatgtttgcgttggctcctctcccctgatcatcgcgaatcttcccagctcgccttccaccaactccattttggtgatcatggtggcgtcatttccctcatgtgatatcttgagggtatcccaaatttgcttggcgttgtccaagccgctcaccttgttgtattcatccctgcacaaggatgctagcaaaatagtagtagcttgtgcattcttatgaatttgctcattaataaacacagggttatccgtactatagaaatgcattccattttcaactatctcccaaatactagaatggagagaaaataagtgactacgcattttgtgactccaaaaagagtagtcttctccatcaaagtgtggaggtttaccaagtggaattgaaagcaaatgggcattggaattgaacggaatacgagaataatcaaatgaatagttttgattaaccggtttctttttagacgagtcatcgtcgtcgtcgtctcttggtgaagaagaggaggcgtcgttgttgtagtatatgatcttcttgatgcgcctcttcttctttccgtccctcttcttgtgactcgatcctgagtcagtgggcttgtcatcccttggctcgttgaagagggactccttctccttgccgttgaccaccatcccctttcccttaggatccatctctttgggcgattagtcccttagatgaagagaacgactctgataccaattgaaagcacctagagggggggtgaataggtgatcctaaaaattcaacactaatagccacaaaacttgattatgaaagttagaacggctaagtagcttgaagctagttcttgtgaacacagataatcaaagagaaagcacacaagagacacacaatttttatcacgtggttcggccaagtaatacttgcctacttccacgttgtggggtcccaatggacgagggttgcactcaacccctttcaagtgatccgatgatcaacttgaataccacggtttttcctttctttgtctttctcccgtttgcgaggaatctccacaacttggagcctctctcccttacaatgatgatcacaaaagatgtacggaagtaagggaggggagagcaacacacacaagactcaaatccaaagcacaatcacgcacacaagccacaacttgagctcaagacacaacacacagagttcacaactcaaatggagctcaagtcactatctcaaaggatcaaatgcgcgaagttggagtcttggagtcttagaatgtttcttgttagattgggtgactcctccatgcgcctaggggtcccttttatagccccaaggcagctaggagccgttggaggccaacaaggaaggctatccttgccttctatcgggtggcgcaccggacagtccggtgcgccaccggacagtcactgtagacggtctggtgccgatctccttcctattctggcgcagacgaccgttgcatctCTGGgccagatggtgcaccggacactgtccggtgccccctgccgaccgttggcgcgggccacgcgtcgcccgcggattgcgcagccgaccgttgcgctggcgatcgttggctcaccggacattccggtgcaccactggacagtccggtgaattatagtcgtacgccgctgatTTTTCCCAAGAGTGGCCTATtcaccggaagccagcctggcgtaccggacactgtccggtgcaccaccggacagtccggtgtgccagactgagctgagttttggctacaccgagccaagtctttttggttcttttcttcttttcttctcactgtttctagcacttagataaaacatattagtacttaaaaactatgtactaagtctagaaacgtaccttctcttcgatttgcacttctctcttcatttagcatataagaacttatttaaatgtgttgggaacttaatcaccaaaacataatagaaattgcccaagggcacatttccctttcacctactcCACTGTGTATAGTATTgaaagcttgtatgaacttgtgagtatgAGTGAGTGTGAGAGCGTCTAAGTTGGGTCTGAGTGAGCCTGAGCTTGCCTTGTAActtcgtgtgccctcccttttatagctcaaggggggcacgtacaaggatactgagccccgacatgtgggcctaggggcaAAATGGAGGGAAGTAACTAATGCCTGTAGCGCCTGGGCGATCTTCGAGTGCCATAATGTCCATAGTGCATATAGTATTGATATGTCGTGCTGCTTCATCGGTAACGCGCAAGTCATGATGGGTGTAGTACACGCGGTAgcatgggcgtactgcctgccaacggaatggacaggcacgccgccacaggatggcctggtcgccgctcgtcagcagagtggacagggctcattaaatgctgaggcggcacatcgcctgccagtggaatggacatggctcattaaatgccaaggcggcacatcacctgccagtggaatggacaggcggcgcgccttatccgcaataaatgcagaggtcgtgcggcccagaggccttacgtcaggctccgcccggtggcttacgtcacgggcagtaggccacgtggcagcaacgggtctccgcctgagcggggagcagaagcgcacACGGTATGGTCCAGACACGTGTCGACTCCggaccccgcctggccttgattaaggcctaggtattctttgtcccagaatcccgggaccctgttgtgagtggcccggaccccacacagaggggttcaggacccgtcccaggggtccggttcgcgcccgtggaggtcctggaccttacccagGGGTCCAGTCTGTATatgcaggggtccgacactttcctatgggggtccagacccactgttgataccttggggGATATTGTCTTCTctagccacgtggcggccccggagccgtccatgtggtggggtcggtcgCTGTTTAcctcgcgactagagatagccgcgtgggtatcgcgtcttcatactgtagtaaggggtacctctatttcagggtaccgacagatgTATACCATTTGTTTGTAAAAATCCATAGGTTTTAGCCTTAGATATTAATGAAAACTCACGCTTTGGCCGTTTTCGGCCAAAAATCCTGGCCATATACCCATTGATCTTGACCGAGAGTCTCCTATtacttaccccacatatgttttgttAACATAAACCACATTAATTATATTTGGTGGACACCATTTATTGATAGAAAAATCCATAGGTATTAGCATTTGATATTAATGAAAACTCACGTTTTGGCTGTTTTCAACCAGAAATGTTGGTCATGTGCCCATTGATCGAGAGTGAGTCTCCTATTACATaacccacacatgtttccttggcATAAACCACATTATTTAGTTTTTGGTGTATACCATTTGTCTGTAAAAATCCATAGGTTTTAGCCTTAGATATTAACGAAAACTCACGCTTTGGCCGTTTTTGGCCAAAAATGCTGGCCATATACCTATTGATCgtaagagagagagagtctcctattACATACCCCACACAAGTTTCTTTAACATAAATCACATAATTTGGATttttgtggagaccatttgtcgGTCAAAAATTCatgggtgttagccttcaatatttACAAAAACTCACGTTTTGTCTGTTTTCGATTAAAAATGCCAGCAATATGCCCATTGATCGTGAGTGAGAATCTCATATTACTTActccacacatgtttccttggaATAAACCATATCATTtggtttttggtggagaccatttatcagAAAAATCCATAGAAGTTAAACTTCAATATTAACGAAAACTCACGCTTTGGTCGTTTTTTGTCAAAAATGCTGGCCATATGCTCATTGATCGTGAGTGAGAGTCTCCTATTACTTgacccacacatgtttccttgtcagaaaccattttatttagttTTTGGTGGATACCATTTGTCTATAAAAATCTATGGGTGCTAGCCTTAGATATTAATGAAAACTCACGCTTTGGCCGTTTTTGGCCCAAAATGGTTGTCATATGCCCGTTGATCATGAGCGAGAGTCTTCTATTACTTACCCCACACATATTGCCTTAACATAAATCATATTATTTGGATTTTGGTGGAGCCTTCAATATTAACGAAAACCGATGTATTGGTTGTTTTCGGCCAACAATGTCAGCCATATGCCCATTGATTGTCAGTGAGAGGCTTATATTGCTTATCCCATACGTGTTTCTTTGACATAAATCACATTATTTGGTTTTTTGTTGAGATCGTTTGTCTGTAAAAAATTCATAAGTGTTATCCTTCGATATTAACAAAAATTCATGCGGCCAAAAATACTTGGCATACACCCATCGATCGTGAGTGAGAGTCTTCTATTACTCACCTCACACATGTTTACTTGATGCACACCACATTATTTAGTTTTTTGTGGAGACCAACCTATTACTTACCCCCACACATTTTTACTTGACGCACAACATATTATTTGGTTTTTGGTGAAGACCATTTatcggtaaaaaatccatagatgttagccttcgatattaacgAAAACTCACACTTTGGCGGTTCTTGGCTAAAAATTCatagtgttagccttcgatattaaacAAAACTCACGCTTTAGCTGTTTTCGGCCAAAAATGCTGGCCATACGCCCATTGATTGTGAGTGAGAATCTCCTATTACTTAACCCACACATGTTTCTTGACATAAACCACTTTATTTGGTTTTTGGTGAAGATCATTTatcggtaaaaaatccataggtgttagccatcggcaTTAACGAAAACTCATGCATCGATGGGGGATACAATCAATATTTTTGTTGAAACCCGTTATGAATAGCCGCTTTCAGCAACATCGAAGGCTAACAGATATAGTTTTTTCATGAAGAAACGGTCTCCAAACAAAATCCAAGAAATTGAGTTATGGCATGGAAACATTTGTGGGATAAGGATTTAGAGCCTCTCACCAATGATCCAtggacacctatggatttttcacAAAGAAATAGTcttcaccaaaaatccaagaatatgatttaTGGTAAAAACATATGGAGTGAGGAATAGGAGCCTCTCACCAATCATCAATGGGCATGCAACCGgtatttttctccaaaatggtcatAATTTATCCTTTTCGGTAGTACCAaacgctaacacctatgaattttccaCAAACAAATAGTCTCCAgaaaaatctaagaatgtgatttaCGCTTGTCGTACACCTGTCTATAGTTACGGCACTCCAGAAACAACCTAATACAAGTGAGCTATGGCTCATGAAAAATAGTGAAAACATGCGTCAAAATCTACAAAACAAAATGGGCCTAAGAAAAATAACAGGTGGTCGAGTTCTTAGATTGCCATATTTAACATGTTACAAGAAACAAAAATCCTAGGTCACAAACCCAAATTATTGAAAAAAAACTCATGACTCGGTATTTGAGCTACTCGCGGATGTAGAAATGCTAAAGGACTTGTTGTTTGTGAGCAAAAAACAAGCTAGAAAAATGTTACCTCGGCTAGGTACATCTTGTTGGCCATAATAGTGTCCTAATAATGTCTAGGACTATAGTTCTGGGACCCAAAAACACCTAAAACAAGTGCGCTATGGCTCATGAAAATCGGCCCGAGAACATGAGATGTCAAAATTCTACACAAGAAAATAGGCCTAAGAAAAATAACATATGGATAAGTTCCTAGATTTTCATATTTGACATGGTGAAGCAAACAAAAAGCCAAAGAATCACAAACCCAAAATGGCAAAATAAAAACGCATGACCTCGGGTATTTGATCTTCCCCAAGTGAAGAAATTCCAAAGAACCACTTATTTGTGAGCAGAAACTAGCTAGAAAATTGTTGTCTCAACTAAGGTACATCTAGTGGCCTAAGAATATCAAGGGCTTGATAGTTCTGGGACCCAAAAAACACCTAAAAATCAGTGAGCTATAGCTCACGAAATATGGTGAAGATGTTAAAATCACATTGGGAGACCAGTTAGGGCCCGTTCGTTTCTGCTGGAATAGACCAAGATTAATTCCAAATCTCCAAAACTTATAGTAATTATTGAAGGAATCCAAGCCAGATTTATTCCCTCCCTTCGTTCCATGTCAAACGAACAGGCCCTTAAGCAGTTGCAATACGTTGCATAAATCATAAATGTCTATATACAAGCAAAGCAGGTAGTGGTCAAGTCCTGTCGCATCATGGATCATCAGCTGCATTTCGCAATTGCATGTACCATACGGCACTGTCTGCGCGAGCTAGCAAATTATTAATGCTGCACACTTCCTACTTGCTGCTGGTACTATGTCCTTGCTAATAAGCTCTGCTAGCAGCGGCAGCTAGAGTACACATCATCTATCTATATATCATCCAGGGACCACGCTTATGTTTCTTCATTCAATTTTGTTTTCCTGTCACCAAGTACTATttgattcacatatttgtaatgtgACAGATAACTGATAACGTTAAACCttaagtccaaccgtaatcgCATACCACATTACGATTTGATATCggcctattcaaatttgttaccgctgATACTCAAGCGTGAATCATTACcgttaccatttacgttacattttgtgAACTAAACAACATTAATGATTCACAACGGTAATAAATTTGAATAAGCCTGTATCCAtttttagtgtggtatctgattatattggacttaaacaaacatgatttagcgTTATCGGTATCACGTTACAATTATATGAACCAAACAACATCCTAAATAGGACCTACTAGCTAGGGGCAATGGATGTACAAGATGGATATATATGTACGAGTGTCTGATGATCAACTTAATTCAGCTGAATTCATACCAGCATCTAGTCGACATTTTATTGGCTGGCATCCTCATCTGTTTCTCTCTAACCAGTCAATCGAACCACCTGTTTCTGTCTAATCCTCCATCTGCTTACTGGCTCCAGAGTATGGTAACCTGGTGACGGGGGCATCGATGCCCAGCAGAGGCAGGTCTTCCTCGGAACCGGCACAAGTTGTGAAGGCAAGTTTTTCTCCGGACATCGTGAATACAACCAAGAAGAAAAAAACAACCAAAAAGAAAGAGTTCGCAAAACCTTGGACAAGAACAACAAAATTAGTCgagcacaagaaaccattaaaataCAGAGTCCGTGAGCACGGTATTTATAGACAACTTCGATCAAAACAGCTGTTCACATCCCTTTTGCAATCCCCTACTACCTTGTGAGTTCCTAGCAGTTATTTTTTTCTCTGGAACGAGCAGAAGAACTGCACATCATTCTATTAAGGAGGAAAAAAAGGTCCAAAATGAAATATCTCATTCTCAATCTCAAATTTAGTGCTTTGGAGAAAAACTTAAAGCATGGTGCTCCGGAAGGCGGAAACTAGCCTTGGTGATAGCAGCAGGACAAATGCCAAGATTGAGCCAAACAGCATCTTGGTGAGGTAATGCGTCAGGTCCATGCTGGAATCGATGTCGTCAGGCTTTCTGGTCGCGAGCGCTGAAGCAGAGGGCAGGGCTTCGACGACAGCATCTGCAAGGTCGGAGATGAATGTTGAAGTGCATCCAagagcaggaacccgaccccaGTTCTTGATGCCTGATTCCAGAGCCAACTCCTTGTACTCCATGTCAATTTCTTCCAATGTCTCGATGTGCTCACTCACAAAGCTGTGTTTGGAATAAGTTCCCCGTTCATTAGTACAACTATTTATTGCAAGGGAACAAAATGCAAGATTTTTTGCAAACAGAGATGGCGAGTAGATGGCCAGAAATGCTAAACTTGATTACCTTACTGGAACAGCCAGGAGGCTCTTCACACCCTTTTGACCAAGTTCTACTAAAACTTCATCAGTATATGGCTTCAGCCATTGAACTGGCCCCACCCGACTCTGCGTGTACAATAAATGTTAACACTAGTTAATGGTGACCTGGAAAATTAAGGAACTGGTAACTCCTGAAGCCTATATAACTTGGCAGTTTCCATTCCTAGTGTTCTTACAAGGTGATCATTAAAACATAAGGGCACAACTCCGTTGTTAGTGAAACAATTACCTACCAAATTTTAATAGCATTTACCTGGTACGCCAAAGTGTGACTATTTAAGATTCCTCTTGATCTTAACTCCCCCATGATCAAAGCAATACAATCCTCCATCTGATCTCTGTAAGGATCTCCAGCATCCTCAACATAGGTAAGTGGCACACCATGTGCACTGAAGAATATCATAACCTGTCATTCATTTTCACAACAATATAAAGTATTATGAGAATGAAATTACAGCAGAATTTTTCATGATTATCTATGAACTAACTGTCATGCTGCTTTTAGCAAAAACAATAACTGGTACTACTAGGAAAATAACATGGATGTCAGAACACATCTTAGACTAATGATTTTGTGCTAGTATGTTAGTAAAGGTAACAAATCAAAGTGCCATGGAGGTATTATTTTGTTAGTGCCTTATAGAACTACTGATAACATTTGCATTAGCTACGCTTAACACATTTGTGTATATTACTGATCAAGTTTATCCTGAGAAAGATACTTATAACAATGCCAAATAATAAGGGCAGACCCAGTGCCGGAGGCTCCAACAGGAGTGGGGTCTAGAAAAGGAATTGTTCAAATAAACTTCCTCTTTGAAGGGAATTGTTCAGTTAGTGAATGGATGTACTTAAATTTGGAATGTGTAGATGAAACAAGTAACCCTCTGCTATCACATGCTAACTGTAGAATAAAGATGGAGGTGGAATTAGCAATAGTGCACCTCTTCAGGATTGGAGAAGGCGGAGAGCTCCTTTTCAATTAGGTCAGACATTGATTTCACATAGCCATCTCGTTGGTACCATGATTCAATAATGGAAATTGGCAAACCAGAAAAATATGAATCTTCCCTGCATGGAAACGGTCATAAGTATTTCAGGTTCTTGTAGCATCAAAGACGATAGGATCTATATGCTAGAGCTGGTGTCGATGTCCTTCATTGTGGCCTTACAATGAGGGAATAATTAGTGGCAATGTTTTGTTGGTTGCGGTAGTTTCTTGAGTGTAATGTTCAGCACCTAGGAGTGAGGTTGTGTGTGTTGTTTGATTTCTTTACCCTCTTCCTCTTAATATAAAATATATACAGCTCTCTTGCGtttagagaaaataaaaaagggTCTTGTATAGAGAAGGGATCCTACTTGACAATGTCTTGGAGAACACGAATGCTTGACCCACTTGTTGATATGGAGTACTGAGGGTAAAGGGGAAGAACAACGAGCTTGGTAATCTTATCCTTTTTAATCTATCATTAACCAAAAACAAGAAATAGTTAATCATCAGACAAGAGTTGAATTGACAAGGAATGATCATTCTAACATATGAAACTTATGTAAAAGAGGATCAAAATGTCAAATAAAATAATGCAAGCATTGACTCCACATGAGAAATATATATTTAAAATAATACATTCCAGGTTATATTATTCTAGCTTCTAAATCTCGATAATAAACATATTTTCAGTCTAAAATTTCGAGATTACTTAAAATTACTTTTCTGATACACCATCATTACTAAAAGGTAAAGAACTTGCAATCAAAATTGAAGTAGCCACTTAGCCAGATTATTACTTTGTCAATTTCTCTCAAAAAAATTATTCTCCTTTTGAATTCAATCACAGAGGATCCGTCTGAAACAATGAAGGCTGCAAAAATGTACCTATCATGTGCTTATTGTTAGCTCATACATGGCCAGGCAAACACATATGCAGGcggagtgccggagttattagggaCAACTCTACATATGCCACTCAATGAAGGTAGGTACTATGGTCTTTCGAATGCATGACAATGCTTTTCTGCTAGATGCTAGAAtgaaatacatttggaaagtgatTGAATGCTGAAGAGACATAAAAGATGGGCACAGCAATTTACTTGATCAATGGCCTCTTCTGTGAAAGGGTACCAATACCGCATCCCAACATATATGTTTGCGTTCAATTTTTTCTTTTCCAGGGCAATCTTCAAAGCATTCGCCTGAAATATCAGTTATTTCACTAAGAATGTGATTTACACTGTAATGATATAAATGTCCTGGGAGATTTACAGATTTAAAAGTTTTGAACAAGCTGATAAAACCACAATCAATGAAATAGGTCAAAAGTAAAGAAATGTGTTATGGttgctagatcggtgagggattggagaggggtatcgatgggcagaaacgtcggccgggggcctctacccacggccgagcaa is a genomic window of Zea mays cultivar B73 chromosome 5, Zm-B73-REFERENCE-NAM-5.0, whole genome shotgun sequence containing:
- the LOC100284108 gene encoding ferrochelatase-2, with product MSSSGPSPATGIHASPPLGLLPATGTHHTRSWGKTTSTSFTGSTTKHEQSLHGNVKPLQLAANESSRLAYRSPALKNQWNLPASSSSTNVVTTFDDNEHVSSSVIEEKVGVLLLNLGGPETLDDVQPFLFNLFADPDIIRLPRLFRFLQRPLAKLISTFRAPKSKEGYASIGGGSPLRKITDEQANALKIALEKKKLNANIYVGMRYWYPFTEEAIDQIKKDKITKLVVLPLYPQYSISTSGSSIRVLQDIVKEDSYFSGLPISIIESWYQRDGYVKSMSDLIEKELSAFSNPEEVMIFFSAHGVPLTYVEDAGDPYRDQMEDCIALIMGELRSRGILNSHTLAYQSRVGPVQWLKPYTDEVLVELGQKGVKSLLAVPVSFVSEHIETLEEIDMEYKELALESGIKNWGRVPALGCTSTFISDLADAVVEALPSASALATRKPDDIDSSMDLTHYLTKMLFGSILAFVLLLSPRLVSAFRSTML